Sequence from the Nitrosospira multiformis genome:
GAAACATGAACAAAGTTGTTCAAGGGGCAGTCGGGTTCGGATTGCTGTGTATGAGTGCGGGTGCCGCCATGGCGGCGACGGACATTTCCAAGTTGCCGGTGGTCACCCAGGAATTGGTGGCGCCGCCTTTTTTGCCCAAGCATGACCAGGTGGCCAAAGGGGGTCCCAAGGTCGTCAAGGTGCGCATGGAGACCATAGAGAAACTGGTGCAGGTTGCACCGGATGGCACCAAGATGTGGGCACTGACTTTCAACGGCACCGTTCCGGGTCCGCTGATCGTCGTGCATGAGGGCGACTATGTCGAGCTGACACTGGTCAACCCCAAGACCAGCACCATGGCGCACAATGTTGACTTTCATGCGTCCACCGGTGCGCTGGGTAGCGCCGGCCTGACGCTGGTGGCACCGGGCGAAGATGTGGTCGTGCGCTGGAAGGCGACCAAGGCAGGCGTATTTGTCTACCATTGCGCCCCGGGCGGAACCATGATCCCGTTCCACGTCATTTCGGGCATGAACGGCGCCATCATGGTATTGCCGCGCGATGGCCTGAAGGACAACAAAGGCAAATCGGTGCGCTATGACCGTGCCTACTA
This genomic interval carries:
- the nirK gene encoding copper-containing nitrite reductase, with amino-acid sequence MNKVVQGAVGFGLLCMSAGAAMAATDISKLPVVTQELVAPPFLPKHDQVAKGGPKVVKVRMETIEKLVQVAPDGTKMWALTFNGTVPGPLIVVHEGDYVELTLVNPKTSTMAHNVDFHASTGALGSAGLTLVAPGEDVVVRWKATKAGVFVYHCAPGGTMIPFHVISGMNGAIMVLPRDGLKDNKGKSVRYDRAYYIGEQDLYLPKDKDGKYKVYSQPAEGMAEMLEVGKGLIPTHVVFNGAVGALTGDNALKAKVGEKVLFIHSQANRDSRPHLIGGHGDLVWQGGKFSDPPMTNQETWFVPGGGTGVALYEFKQPGLYVYLSHNLLEAVLLGAAAHMNVEGKWDDDLMIQLKKPNENSTPAMDH